Proteins from a single region of Candidatus Scalindua japonica:
- the murB gene encoding UDP-N-acetylmuramate dehydrogenase, translating to MISSPDIINEIFRYDVPLRKYTSFKTGGTAEIFVEPLGTSELKKVLQFCKDEQKKVYIFGKGTNLLINDNGVKGVVIHLGGINFKNVERDGRYVLSGAGVNLPKLIRTVALSGFGGLEVLAGIPGTVGGAVMMNAGGKHGNISDTVSALTTMTLDGDIIKYKRKDVGFEYRRCNLKKQIVVEVEFLLNESKIEAVLERMDEIYHEKQETQPLGTFNAGSIFKNTSEYKAAELIDMANLKGMKVGNAIVSEKHANFIVNTGNATSSDVIELIRIIKETVKNKYKVSLEEEIHIW from the coding sequence ATGATTAGCAGCCCTGACATTATTAACGAAATATTCAGATACGATGTTCCTCTCCGAAAATATACTTCCTTCAAGACTGGGGGAACGGCTGAGATATTTGTAGAACCGTTAGGCACTTCAGAGCTTAAGAAGGTACTCCAGTTCTGTAAAGATGAGCAGAAAAAGGTATATATCTTTGGGAAAGGTACCAACCTCCTTATTAACGATAATGGTGTAAAAGGTGTAGTGATACATTTAGGAGGCATAAATTTTAAAAATGTAGAAAGAGACGGTAGATATGTGCTGTCCGGGGCAGGTGTAAACCTTCCTAAACTTATTCGCACGGTGGCCTTAAGTGGATTTGGAGGGCTGGAGGTGCTGGCGGGAATCCCCGGTACTGTTGGAGGCGCTGTAATGATGAATGCGGGAGGGAAACACGGTAACATAAGTGATACTGTTAGCGCATTGACTACAATGACCCTTGACGGCGATATAATAAAGTATAAGCGTAAAGATGTAGGGTTTGAATATCGTAGGTGTAATCTAAAAAAACAAATAGTAGTTGAAGTGGAATTTCTGTTAAATGAATCTAAGATAGAAGCAGTTCTTGAGAGAATGGATGAGATTTATCATGAAAAACAGGAAACACAACCTTTGGGAACGTTTAATGCTGGAAGTATATTTAAAAATACATCGGAATATAAGGCGGCAGAACTTATTGATATGGCAAATCTCAAAGGTATGAAGGTGGGAAACGCTATTGTTTCTGAAAAACATGCAAATTTCATTGTTAACACCGGGAATGCTACCAGTAGTGATGTGATTGAACTTATAAGGATTATTAAAGAAACCGTCAAGAATAAATATAAGGTTTCTCTGGAAGAAGAAATACATATTTGGTAA